The Juglans microcarpa x Juglans regia isolate MS1-56 chromosome 2S, Jm3101_v1.0, whole genome shotgun sequence genome has a window encoding:
- the LOC121252556 gene encoding cytochrome P450 71AU50-like isoform X2 gives MHIVAKTTSECNMPIMAWTWVILVLIILAYLLLEWTWRSMNKTKKLPPGPSGLPIIGNLHIFGEFPHRDLHRLAQKYGPIMHLRLGIVPTIVVSSPQAAELFLKVHDLVFASRPPTESAKYISYEQKGLSFSPYGPYWRNIRKMCTLELLGNLKINSFRSMRKEELGLLVNFIEKAASNCIVVDLSDKVSSLSANMSCRMVLGKKYIDKDFDEQGFKAVIQEAMLLGATPNLGDYIPYIGPFDLQGLRRRMKAVSKIFDGFLEKIIDDHVQSKDENKIKDFVDVLLSFMGSEDSEYLVERSNIKAIILDMLVGSMDTSATSIEWAISEVIKHPWVMKKLQKELEDVVGLERMVEESDLDRLEYLDMVVKETMRLHPVAPLLIPHEATNDITIQGFHIPKKSRLIVNVWAIGRDPSVWTDAEKFFPERFVGSSIDLRGRDFQLLPFGSGRRGCPGLQLGLTVVRLVVAQLVHCFDWELPNNMLPIELDMTEEFGLTVPRAKHLLAIPRRRGFHK, from the exons AGACTAAGAAACTACCTCCTGGTCCAAGCGGCTTGCCTATAATCGGGAATCTACATATTTTTGGGGAATTTCCACATCGAGATCTTCATCGACTAGCCCAAAAATATGGCCCCATCATGCACTTGCGCTTAGGCATTGTGCCCACCATTGTTGTCTCCTCCCCCCAAGCTGCTGAACTGTTTCTTAAAGTCCATGACCTTGTGTTTGCTAGTAGACCACCTACTGAGTCTGCAAAGTACATCTCTTATGAGCAAAAAGGCTTGTCCTTTTCTCCTTATGGTCCTTATTGGCGCAACATTCGTAAGATGTGCACCCTTGAATTGCTTGGCAACCTCAAAATCAATTCTTTCAGATCTATGAGGAAAGAAGAGCTTGGCCTACTGgtgaattttattgaaaaggCTGCCTCTAATTGTATTGTTGTTGATCTTAGTGACAAGGTCTCATCCCTTAGTGCGAATATGAGTTGCCGTATGGTGTTGGGGAAGAAGTACATTGATAAGGATTTTGATGAGCAGGGATTCAAGGCTGTAATTCAAGAGGCTATGCTTCTAGGTGCTACTCCTAACCTTGGTGACTATATTCCTTATATTGGTCCCTTTGATCTTCAGGGGCTGAGGCGACGCATGAAGGCTGTTAGTAAGATATTTGATGGttttttagagaaaattatTGACGATCATGTCCAATCcaaagatgaaaataagattAAGGACTTTGTCGATGTCTTGCTGAGTTTCATGGGATCTGAAGACTCTGAGTACCTTGTTGAACGGTCCAATATCAAGGCCATAATCTTG GACATGCTTGTAGGATCAATGGACACTAGTGCAACATCAATTGAGTGGGCAATTTCAGAAGTCATTAAGCATCCATGGGTAATGAAGAAACTTCAAAAGGAGCTAGAAGATGTAGTGGGCTTGGAGAGGATGGTAGAGGAATCAGATTTGGATAGACTGGAATACTTGGATATGGTTGTAAAGGAAACCATGAGGCTACATCCAGTAGCACCTCTACTGATACCTCATGAGGCCACAAATGACATCACTATCCAAGGCTTTCACATCCCCAAGAAGTCTAGGTTGATAGTAAACGTATGGGCAATTGGACGAGACCCAAGTGTTTGGACTGATGCTGAGAAGTTCTTCCCGGAAAGGTTTGTCGGGAGTAGCATTGATCTCCGGGGACGTGATTTCCAACTTCTCCCATTCGGCTCTGGGAGAAGAGGCTGCCCGGGGTTACAGTTGGGTCTAACCGTGGTTCGGCTCGTGGTGGCACAACTTGTTCATTGCTTTGATTGGGAGCTTCCTAATAACATGCTACCAATTGAGTTGGACATGACCGAAGAGTTTGGCCTTACAGTTCCTAGAGCCAAACATCTACTTGCTATTCCTCGACGTCGTGGCTTTCACAAATGA
- the LOC121252556 gene encoding cytochrome P450 71AU50-like isoform X3 — MPIMAWTWVILVLIILAYLLLEWTWRSMNKTKKLPPGPSGLPIIGNLHIFGEFPHRDLHRLAQKYGPIMHLRLGIVPTIVVSSPQAAELFLKVHDLVFASRPPTESAKYISYEQKGLSFSPYGPYWRNIRKMCTLELLGNLKINSFRSMRKEELGLLVNFIEKAASNCIVVDLSDKVSSLSANMSCRMVLGKKYIDKDFDEQGFKAVIQEAMLLGATPNLGDYIPYIGPFDLQGLRRRMKAVSKIFDGFLEKIIDDHVQSKDENKIKDFVDVLLSFMGSEDSEYLVERSNIKAIILDMLVGSMDTSATSIEWAISEVIKHPWVMKKLQKELEDVVGLERMVEESDLDRLEYLDMVVKETMRLHPVAPLLIPHEATNDITIQGFHIPKKSRLIVNVWAIGRDPSVWTDAEKFFPERFVGSSIDLRGRDFQLLPFGSGRRGCPGLQLGLTVVRLVVAQLVHCFDWELPNNMLPIELDMTEEFGLTVPRAKHLLAIPRRRGFHK, encoded by the exons AGACTAAGAAACTACCTCCTGGTCCAAGCGGCTTGCCTATAATCGGGAATCTACATATTTTTGGGGAATTTCCACATCGAGATCTTCATCGACTAGCCCAAAAATATGGCCCCATCATGCACTTGCGCTTAGGCATTGTGCCCACCATTGTTGTCTCCTCCCCCCAAGCTGCTGAACTGTTTCTTAAAGTCCATGACCTTGTGTTTGCTAGTAGACCACCTACTGAGTCTGCAAAGTACATCTCTTATGAGCAAAAAGGCTTGTCCTTTTCTCCTTATGGTCCTTATTGGCGCAACATTCGTAAGATGTGCACCCTTGAATTGCTTGGCAACCTCAAAATCAATTCTTTCAGATCTATGAGGAAAGAAGAGCTTGGCCTACTGgtgaattttattgaaaaggCTGCCTCTAATTGTATTGTTGTTGATCTTAGTGACAAGGTCTCATCCCTTAGTGCGAATATGAGTTGCCGTATGGTGTTGGGGAAGAAGTACATTGATAAGGATTTTGATGAGCAGGGATTCAAGGCTGTAATTCAAGAGGCTATGCTTCTAGGTGCTACTCCTAACCTTGGTGACTATATTCCTTATATTGGTCCCTTTGATCTTCAGGGGCTGAGGCGACGCATGAAGGCTGTTAGTAAGATATTTGATGGttttttagagaaaattatTGACGATCATGTCCAATCcaaagatgaaaataagattAAGGACTTTGTCGATGTCTTGCTGAGTTTCATGGGATCTGAAGACTCTGAGTACCTTGTTGAACGGTCCAATATCAAGGCCATAATCTTG GACATGCTTGTAGGATCAATGGACACTAGTGCAACATCAATTGAGTGGGCAATTTCAGAAGTCATTAAGCATCCATGGGTAATGAAGAAACTTCAAAAGGAGCTAGAAGATGTAGTGGGCTTGGAGAGGATGGTAGAGGAATCAGATTTGGATAGACTGGAATACTTGGATATGGTTGTAAAGGAAACCATGAGGCTACATCCAGTAGCACCTCTACTGATACCTCATGAGGCCACAAATGACATCACTATCCAAGGCTTTCACATCCCCAAGAAGTCTAGGTTGATAGTAAACGTATGGGCAATTGGACGAGACCCAAGTGTTTGGACTGATGCTGAGAAGTTCTTCCCGGAAAGGTTTGTCGGGAGTAGCATTGATCTCCGGGGACGTGATTTCCAACTTCTCCCATTCGGCTCTGGGAGAAGAGGCTGCCCGGGGTTACAGTTGGGTCTAACCGTGGTTCGGCTCGTGGTGGCACAACTTGTTCATTGCTTTGATTGGGAGCTTCCTAATAACATGCTACCAATTGAGTTGGACATGACCGAAGAGTTTGGCCTTACAGTTCCTAGAGCCAAACATCTACTTGCTATTCCTCGACGTCGTGGCTTTCACAAATGA